A window of the Diabrotica undecimpunctata isolate CICGRU chromosome 1, icDiaUnde3, whole genome shotgun sequence genome harbors these coding sequences:
- the LOC140437931 gene encoding uncharacterized protein has product MKNMGYGLLSSHKGKYKGQQAKRKILNKNMNVGAGQKSYKCECCFKQFSRTDSLKKHLRTQAGKKPYQCEICFKPFSRNYILTDNMKVHTGENPYKCQICLRQFTHKGSLHAHMKVHTGEKFYKCKICLKHFTSKSYLKRHLRTHTGENLHKCEICFKQFSGIINLKTHLRVHTGEKPYKCELCFKQFTQKGSLCQHMKSHTGEKPYKCEICFNQFTKKGSLCEHMKIYTGEKPYQCEICFKQFTRKGDLNIHLNTHTGEKPYKCEICFNQFSVASRLKTHLRVHTGEKPYKCEICFKQFTRKFTLKTHLNAHNSEKP; this is encoded by the coding sequence ATGAAAAATATGGGTTATGGGTTACTTTCATCTCATAAAGGAAAATATAAAGGTCAACaagctaaaagaaaaatattaaataaaaatatgaatgttGGGGCTGGACAAAAATCATACAAATGTGAAtgttgttttaagcagttttccaGAACAGAtagtttgaaaaaacatttgagaacACAAGCTGGAAAAAAaccttaccagtgtgaaatttgttttaagccatTTTCTCGAAATTATATTTTAACTGACAACAtgaaagttcacactggagaaaatccTTACAAGTGTCAAATTTGTCTTAGGCAGTTCACTCATAAAGGTTCTTTGCATGCACATAtgaaagttcacactggagaaaaattttacaaatgcaaaatttgtttaaagcactTTACTAGTAAAAGttatttgaaaagacatttgagaacacacactggagaaaaccttcacaagtgtgaaatttgttttaaacagtttagtggaataattaatttaaaaacacatttaaGAGTTCACacaggagaaaaaccttacaagtgtgaactttgttttaagcagtttactcaaaAAGGTTCTTTGTGCCAACATATGAAATctcacactggggaaaaaccttacaagtgtgaaatttgtttcaatcAGTTCACTAAAAAAGGTTCTTTGTGTGAACATATGAAAATttacactggagaaaaaccttaccagtgtgaaatttgttttaaacagtttactcGGAAAGGTGATTTGAATATACATTTGAAtacacatactggagaaaaaccatacaagtgtgaaatttgttttaatcaGTTTAGTGTAGCAAGTAGattaaaaacacatttgagagtacacactggagaaaaaccttacaagtgtgaaatttgtttcaagcagtttactagaaaatttactttaaaaacacatttgaatgcACATAATAGTGAAAAACCTTAA